The following are from one region of the Acomys russatus chromosome 32, mAcoRus1.1, whole genome shotgun sequence genome:
- the Tmie gene encoding transmembrane inner ear expressed protein, which yields MQTQLPVARTLRPLLPPSSPLARGQGQSPGSPVHQPLSSQDLHQSESAARQENMAGRQRGAGRLWALGGAALGACLAGVATQLVEPSTAPPKPKPPPLTKETVVFWDMRLWHVVGIFSLFVLSIIITLCCVFNCRVPRTRKEIEARYLQRKAAKMYTDKLETVPPLNELTEIPGEDKKKKKKDSVDTVAIKVEEDEKNEAKKKKGEK from the exons ATGCAGACTCAACTGCCTGTGGCCAGAACTCTTCGCCCGCTGCTACCACCATCGTCACCGCTTGCCCGTGGCCAGGGCCAGTCCCCTGGTAGCCCTGTGCATCAGCCCCTCAGCTCCCAGGACCTGCACCAGAGCGAGAGCGCAGCGAGGCAGGAGAACATGGCCGGGAGGCAGCGAGGCGCGGGCCGCCTCTGGGCGCTGGGCGGAGCCGCACTGGGGGCTTGCCTGGCGGGGGTCGCCACGCAGCTGGTGGAG CCCAGCACGGCCCCACCCAAGCCCAAGCCACCCCCACTGACCAAGGAGACCGTGGTGTTCTGGGACATGCGTCTGTGGCACGTGGTGGGCATCTTCTCGCTCTTCGTGTTGTCCATCA TCATCACTCTGTGCTGTGTCTTCAACTGCCGTGTACCACGGACACGGAAGGAGATCGAGGCTCGGTATCTACAGCGAAAGGCAGCCAAGATGTACACGGACAAGCTGGAGACTGTGCCTCCCCTcaatgaactcacagaaatccctgGAG aggacaagaagaagaagaaaaaggacagtGTGGACACGGTGGCTATCAAAGTAGAGGAGGATGAGAAGAACGAAgccaagaagaaaaagggagagaagtgA